The genome window ctcggtgATAGTCCCTGCTGACAATTTAAAGATTTGGTatcctaatgaagaaggtaagtatgttcaagggcaagttctaaaacagggacggggctatgctcttgtccttacagggagcggacctgagtggtttcctacaagatgattgaaaccctgttgaaaagaaaactggattcagcatgcatttcttcctttgttggatgtgcctTGGCGGGGGACTTATTTCCTttagtgaggctttgtatgaatattgcacttatattccctttccaccCTTGTATCAGGGAGTTGCCTGGGGAGAGgcggaaattaaggttttcaccaatgacaCTACTTGGATGCCATCCCCCTATATAGACAAGGACAATATAGAACGGGAAACGGGAATTATAAACAACACATACCAATTTGGAGTGGAAGAACTTCCAATATGCATGGGAAATAGTTCTCATTGTCTCCGAAAATCGCATGAAGCCTGGGTTGTTCGCtataatcatagtcatgtggctgctaatactgttattataatcatactgtatatagtaatgaaactattcctagttctttaccTTTTTGTCATATTCCAGAAGTTTCTCCtaatattgaggtgctggagTGGCAACAATGTCGGGGAAATAAACCCcggattttattagaatacaatgggatgcaaataactgattgaagtgtgcacggtgattttcaaacaaaatttagtcacatacctttgaaatggcaccgggtaaataaaagtattgctgcTAACAATAATGAGACCTTAGTATGGCGTGAAGGAGGCCTAAGTACAGAGTCATCTTTGGAAGTTGTTAGCTGCAGGCGATGCCATTAGCATTTTTGTGGGGAATATGccccttaatctttctaacccgaataactcctttcatattcagttatatcgAAATACCTTctgatatattattgcttgtgtcTGTAAGCCCTACCTATTATTAGCAGGGAATTTGACATGGGATAATGATATGGGGATTGTTCATTGTACAGATacgtgtacatttttgtcttgcctcaatcattcatggtggcacaactttactgaggatatttatatcctcagggctcgtaaggaaatttggctacctgttaaccttacgTGACCATGGGGGGCATCACCTCTTGAGacttatatttggacttctctcCAGCGAACCCTCCGtgcccttggacttataattgcctcGGTGATGAGCCTTGTCGCCATCGTCTCCACTGCGGCCGTAGCAGGGCTCGCTCttcatcaaagcatacaaaatgctgaatttgtgcaGCAATGGCAGGAACAATCTCACCAGTTATGGCTTCAACAACTAaacattgattctcaacttgctgaaagattgGACAACATGGAACAAGCCTTGACatggcttggagatcagctcactgtcctcagtactcggataacattacaatgtgattggaactccactcaattttgtgtaaCTCCTGTGctttttaacatctctcaaaattggacTGTAATCCGAAAATTATTaataggccataaaaatattagtttggacatccaagagctcactcagaacatttccgaagcatttcgacaacaattacatgtgttgtcCGGAACTGTAACCCTTCAGGAGCTGGGTCAGCGCCTTGCTGCCTTTAACCCATGGACCCAGATGAAGacatggatttctacaatctctggaagtatattgctttgggcactcTGATTGGGTCTACTTCTTTTGGTGATTTGATGCTCCCTCCgtcgcctccaaaaacaaaagaaaacacaagaacaaatatgggctacctttttaggattgaggcaaaacaaaaaaaaagggggggaaatgcaggggcctttgaaaacagtatgctgagaatagatagggctcaaggacagtatctccaattgaacttttaatgaactcccgtaggcgccaagaaggcgggcagataaggaagagcatagaaacaaagaactgagtagaaggttacatctgggaaaagaaagtttgttttgcattgcattctttctgctgacgtggggtttatggagtataaataaagtgaggcggaggctctgagcgaggccgccatgttctctgtgtgtctttgtcttttgtgtgttctttcattctccaccacccccggcacggaccccaacagaagacatttatgaTGATGATCCATTTTTAtctaatgaatagtaaatatattttctgttcctttcttaataacattttcttttctctagcttactttactgtaagaatgtagtatataatacatataacataaaaatatgtgtaaattgactttatgttatcagtaaggcttctggtcaacagtaggctattaaaAGTTAAATCTAGGGGAGTAAAAAGCTATACATGAATTTCTGACTGCCTGGTGAGTCAGTGCTTCTAACCCCTGTGTTGTTCAAAGATCAACTGTATATGTTTTTCTCTCtagtaaaaaatttttattcttttttttcttcctccttttcttggTATCTAGTAAAAAAAATTTATGCCTGTTTTATCTGATACTATTACCACCACTCCCAGTCTCTTTTGGATACTACTTGCATAgtatatcttttctatttttttgcttttaaccattttttttttcatttattgtaagGTGTAGTTCTTTTTGAGAGCATTTATatagatcatttattttttatccatcTGCCAATAGATGCTTTTAGTTGAAGTGtttaatacatttgtatataaCTACTTTTAAATTAGGGTTTACATCTGAAACTTTTCAATTTGATTTCTATATATTATCAATCTTTTCTCCCTTTATCCTTCTATAACAACCTTCTTATGTGTTCAATAGGTATTTTAGTACACTATTTTAAATCCCTTAACATTTATTCTACTACATTATTCAAAGTTAGTTCTTTAGAGGT of Macaca fascicularis isolate 582-1 chromosome X, T2T-MFA8v1.1 contains these proteins:
- the LOC135969355 gene encoding endogenous retrovirus group K member 18 Env polyprotein-like; its protein translation is MSLVAIVSTAAVAGLALHQSIQNAEFVQQWQEQSHQLWLQQLNIDSQLAERLDNMEQALTWLGDQLTVLSTRITLQCDWNSTQFCVTPVLFNISQNWTVIRKLLIGHKNISLDIQELTQNISEAFRQQLHVLSGTVTLQELGQRLAAFNPWTQMKTWISTISGSILLWAL